In Nonomuraea sp. NBC_00507, the following are encoded in one genomic region:
- a CDS encoding acyl-CoA thioesterase produces the protein MISPSHGHIAPVRVHFDELDPMGMLHHSHYILLFDRAISAYWNEHGWDTDPAKAAFKEVILVVRDLNITYHVPITGVSEPLVHFWLEKIGRSSVIYGFRVLSSDQAVVHAEGRRVNVNLDPATFTPAPISAEAREAAIALLGVPAQA, from the coding sequence ATGATCTCTCCATCGCATGGCCACATCGCACCCGTACGGGTCCACTTCGACGAGCTCGACCCTATGGGCATGCTGCACCACTCCCACTACATCCTGCTGTTCGACCGCGCGATCAGTGCCTACTGGAACGAGCATGGCTGGGACACCGATCCCGCGAAGGCGGCGTTCAAGGAGGTGATCCTGGTCGTCCGCGACCTCAACATCACCTACCACGTGCCGATCACGGGGGTCTCGGAGCCGCTTGTGCACTTCTGGCTGGAGAAGATCGGACGCAGCAGCGTGATCTACGGATTCCGGGTGCTCTCGTCCGATCAGGCGGTCGTGCACGCCGAAGGGCGCCGCGTCAACGTCAACCTTGATCCGGCGACCTTCACCCCGGCGCCCATCAGTGCCGAGGCCCGGGAGGCGGCCATCGCCCTGCTCGGAGTACCGGCGCAGGCATGA
- a CDS encoding GNAT family N-acetyltransferase, producing MDTLPAALAEGTEAEVMYQLVSMAPPSIKSRLQIATTRIGGGVALSVGNDPTGFWSKALGFGFAEPVTRDLIGRVVDFYRAQDSKGAVVQIAPSALPPNWNEICAEYGLRPDSYWVKLAAPVEDFRAGQSTLRVSPVAPESALEWATVTFRGFGMPEDGFAEMMAGSVANPDVRPFAAWDGDAMVATGTLLVRGEIGSLNAGATLPGHRNQGAQSALLATRAEEAAKAGCRWLIAETGLPAQGESNPSLNNLLRSGFRPLYSRRNWIWRPDAA from the coding sequence ATGGACACATTGCCAGCCGCCCTCGCCGAAGGCACCGAGGCGGAGGTCATGTACCAGCTCGTGTCGATGGCACCGCCGTCCATCAAGTCCAGACTGCAGATCGCCACGACGCGCATCGGCGGTGGGGTGGCGCTGTCGGTAGGCAACGACCCCACGGGTTTCTGGAGCAAGGCGCTCGGATTCGGCTTCGCCGAGCCGGTCACGCGCGATCTCATCGGCCGAGTGGTGGACTTCTACCGGGCGCAGGACAGCAAGGGTGCCGTCGTCCAGATCGCCCCGTCGGCCCTGCCGCCGAACTGGAACGAGATCTGCGCAGAATACGGCCTGCGTCCAGATTCGTACTGGGTGAAGCTGGCCGCCCCGGTCGAGGACTTCCGGGCCGGCCAGAGCACGCTGCGCGTCTCGCCGGTCGCCCCCGAGAGCGCCCTGGAATGGGCGACGGTGACGTTCCGCGGATTCGGGATGCCCGAGGACGGGTTCGCCGAGATGATGGCGGGCAGCGTCGCCAACCCGGACGTCCGCCCGTTCGCTGCGTGGGACGGCGACGCGATGGTCGCCACCGGCACCCTGCTCGTCCGTGGAGAGATCGGCTCGCTCAACGCCGGCGCGACGCTGCCCGGCCACCGTAACCAGGGCGCGCAGTCGGCCCTTCTGGCGACACGCGCCGAGGAGGCCGCGAAGGCGGGCTGCCGCTGGCTGATCGCGGAGACCGGCCTGCCCGCCCAGGGAGAGTCCAACCCGTCGCTGAACAATCTCCTCCGCTCCGGGTTCCGCCCCCTGTACAGCCGGCGGAACTGGATCTGGCGGCCGGACGCCGCCTGA
- a CDS encoding branched-chain amino acid ABC transporter substrate-binding protein has product MIRKSSAVLSGVLAMGAVLGTSACGADKTEATGGAGNCDTSKGTLVVGVIAPMSGKLSAIGLGIRNSVQLAVEQANEKCAVKGYQLTMDAQDDEANPDKGAAAAQRFADDVNVVGIVGSYNSGVARAIQPKIASSKLVQVSPGNTDPALSRGADFATAPKRQYENYFRVVGTDDLQGPFNARYLVEKEGRKKIAIITDGKAVGESSATEFAKEAERLGAEIVIREKVNENDSDFSSVLTKVKARQPQAIFVGSEYHIAGPLSKQAKDLGLAVPISGTDGLFDPQFIALGGKDGDVATSVGAPIEKLDSGRAFVEAYKKKGFADGFGGFGAFAYDAANVIISLVGKVTANGVWTGSPEQRTELVKQVQGYKTDRGANGLVGFDKYGDSVNKMFTVYTVTSGAWKDVLSGQFEAK; this is encoded by the coding sequence TTGATAAGGAAGAGCAGTGCTGTACTGTCCGGTGTGCTGGCCATGGGCGCGGTGTTGGGAACCAGTGCGTGCGGCGCGGACAAGACTGAGGCCACCGGTGGTGCCGGGAACTGCGACACGAGCAAGGGCACGCTCGTGGTCGGCGTGATCGCGCCCATGTCGGGCAAGCTGTCGGCGATCGGGCTGGGCATCCGCAATTCCGTGCAGCTCGCGGTCGAGCAGGCCAACGAGAAGTGCGCGGTCAAGGGCTATCAGCTCACGATGGACGCGCAGGACGACGAGGCCAATCCGGACAAGGGCGCGGCGGCGGCTCAGCGCTTTGCGGACGACGTGAACGTCGTGGGCATCGTGGGGTCGTACAACTCCGGGGTGGCCAGGGCCATACAGCCCAAGATCGCCTCCTCCAAGCTGGTGCAGGTCTCGCCCGGCAACACCGATCCGGCACTGTCCAGGGGGGCCGACTTCGCCACGGCGCCGAAGCGGCAGTACGAGAACTATTTCCGCGTCGTGGGCACCGACGATCTGCAAGGCCCCTTCAACGCCCGCTACCTGGTGGAAAAGGAGGGCAGGAAGAAGATCGCGATTATCACCGACGGCAAGGCCGTGGGTGAGAGCAGTGCGACGGAGTTCGCCAAGGAGGCCGAGCGGCTGGGGGCCGAGATCGTCATCCGCGAGAAGGTCAATGAGAACGACAGCGACTTCTCCAGTGTCCTGACCAAGGTGAAGGCCCGACAGCCGCAGGCGATCTTCGTCGGGTCGGAGTACCACATCGCGGGACCGCTCAGTAAGCAGGCCAAAGACCTGGGGCTGGCGGTGCCGATCTCGGGCACGGACGGCCTGTTCGACCCGCAGTTCATCGCGCTCGGCGGTAAGGACGGCGACGTCGCGACCTCGGTCGGCGCGCCGATCGAGAAGCTCGATAGCGGCAGGGCCTTCGTGGAGGCGTACAAGAAGAAGGGTTTCGCTGACGGGTTCGGCGGTTTCGGAGCGTTTGCCTACGACGCGGCCAACGTGATCATCTCCTTGGTCGGCAAGGTGACCGCGAACGGGGTTTGGACGGGTTCGCCGGAACAGCGCACCGAGCTGGTCAAGCAGGTCCAGGGATACAAGACCGACCGAGGCGCCAACGGGCTGGTCGGCTTCGACAAGTACGGCGACAGCGTCAACAAGATGTTCACGGTCTACACGGTCACGTCCGGGGCGTGGAAGGACGTGCTGAGCGGCCAGTTCGAAGCGAAGTGA
- a CDS encoding branched-chain amino acid ABC transporter permease has product MATLAQQIVNGLVLGALIGLIALGYTMVYGIVQMINFAHGEVFMVGAFGAHFTYRRLLPEGTPWYAALPAMCAAAAVVSVAVAAAMERLAYRPLRGAHKLAPLITALGVSILLQEVVRVFYPGATAPLAFPRAFADGHLVVGPVMVLWTGVLALVVAPLLAAVVHVYVERSRLGRAMRATAQDPDTARLMGINLDRVILATFVIGAVLAGVGAVLYGIHYTQIDTAIGFQNGIFAFTAAVLGGIGNIRGAMLGALCIGLVKSLAGQYAWGGAQYDYVWVFVLLILVLMFRPQGFLGRPEGVRA; this is encoded by the coding sequence GTGGCGACCCTGGCTCAGCAGATCGTCAACGGCCTGGTGCTGGGCGCGCTGATCGGACTGATCGCGCTCGGCTACACCATGGTCTACGGCATCGTCCAGATGATCAACTTCGCTCATGGTGAGGTGTTCATGGTGGGCGCCTTCGGCGCCCACTTCACCTACCGCCGGCTGCTGCCGGAGGGAACACCGTGGTATGCGGCCCTGCCGGCGATGTGCGCCGCGGCGGCGGTGGTCTCCGTCGCCGTCGCGGCGGCGATGGAGCGGTTGGCCTACCGGCCGCTGCGGGGCGCGCACAAGCTGGCGCCTCTGATCACCGCGCTCGGCGTGTCGATCCTGCTGCAGGAGGTTGTCCGGGTCTTTTACCCGGGCGCGACAGCGCCGCTGGCGTTCCCGCGGGCCTTCGCCGACGGCCATCTGGTCGTCGGGCCCGTGATGGTCCTATGGACCGGAGTACTGGCCTTGGTCGTCGCGCCGCTGCTGGCCGCGGTGGTCCATGTGTATGTGGAGCGGTCACGGCTCGGCCGCGCCATGCGGGCCACCGCGCAGGATCCCGACACCGCCCGCCTGATGGGCATCAACCTGGACCGGGTGATCCTGGCGACGTTCGTGATCGGCGCGGTCCTCGCCGGAGTCGGCGCCGTGCTGTACGGCATCCACTACACCCAGATCGACACCGCGATCGGCTTCCAGAACGGCATCTTCGCCTTCACCGCCGCCGTGCTCGGCGGCATCGGGAACATCCGCGGCGCCATGCTGGGCGCCTTGTGCATCGGTCTGGTGAAGTCGCTGGCCGGCCAGTACGCCTGGGGCGGCGCCCAATACGACTACGTCTGGGTCTTCGTGCTGCTGATCTTGGTGCTCATGTTCCGTCCCCAAGGATTCCTCGGCCGGCCGGAAGGGGTGCGCGCATGA
- a CDS encoding branched-chain amino acid ABC transporter permease → MTLEDSQVHDLASEVSAGRQLHDGRRSVHRVRRLFPAAGAALVVAGALLPWADTVLPGGAYPDRATLQFFDAPHLVTGFRLHLVLLGTAALLPRARKPAGIGVIVIALVHAAFLTGLGALSIGGPVTLAGGTLLLWASRTAPRPEWKVPGRAIAWPALITAFAALLWLVSAMLTAGGQSRATNPYGGAEFLAFCGFGLALVGTLSAYGVLAWLATLTERHRFFSLTILLACAMMLPFTEAGTGYWMTVASSIGVYAATAVGLNIVVGLAGLLDLGYVAFLGIGAFTAANLAHTLPFPVAALAGAATAGVFGVVVGSPTLRVRGDYLAIVTLAFGEIFFRAAQNDIGGLTGGANSIPGIPPIAMFGQAFDQPVGFLPAGSLYYALAVLMVAGAMLALANVKRSRTGRAWMAISQDEDVARAMGVRTGRAKILAFLVGATLAGLAGAVFAHKLGTVGYESFDFSESVTLLAAVVLGGMGTVPGAIVGASLLFVLPEKLREFSDYRLMLFGLALILIMRFRPKGLVSS, encoded by the coding sequence ATGACACTGGAGGATTCCCAGGTCCACGATCTGGCAAGCGAAGTCTCCGCCGGCAGGCAGCTCCACGACGGCCGGCGGAGCGTGCATCGAGTGCGGCGGCTGTTCCCGGCGGCGGGTGCCGCGCTGGTGGTGGCGGGAGCCCTGCTTCCCTGGGCCGACACCGTGCTACCCGGGGGTGCCTATCCCGACCGCGCCACGCTGCAGTTCTTCGACGCCCCGCACCTGGTCACCGGGTTCCGCCTGCACCTGGTCCTGCTGGGGACGGCGGCGTTGCTTCCACGTGCTCGCAAGCCCGCGGGCATCGGCGTGATCGTCATCGCGCTGGTTCACGCGGCATTCCTCACCGGCCTGGGCGCGCTGTCCATCGGCGGCCCGGTCACGCTGGCCGGAGGCACCCTCCTGTTGTGGGCGAGCCGTACCGCACCGCGGCCGGAGTGGAAGGTCCCGGGCCGCGCCATCGCCTGGCCGGCCCTGATCACCGCCTTTGCCGCGCTGTTGTGGCTGGTGTCGGCGATGCTGACCGCGGGCGGGCAGAGCAGGGCGACGAACCCGTACGGCGGGGCGGAGTTCCTGGCGTTCTGCGGCTTCGGCCTTGCTCTGGTCGGCACGTTGTCCGCCTACGGGGTGCTGGCCTGGCTCGCCACCTTGACCGAGCGGCACCGGTTCTTCAGCCTCACGATCCTGCTCGCCTGCGCGATGATGCTGCCGTTCACCGAGGCGGGCACGGGCTACTGGATGACCGTGGCCTCCAGCATCGGCGTGTACGCGGCCACCGCGGTCGGGCTCAACATCGTCGTCGGTCTGGCCGGGCTGCTCGACCTCGGCTACGTGGCCTTCCTCGGCATCGGGGCCTTCACCGCGGCGAACCTGGCCCACACGCTCCCCTTCCCGGTGGCCGCCCTCGCCGGCGCGGCGACCGCCGGTGTCTTCGGCGTGGTGGTCGGCTCGCCCACGCTGCGCGTGCGCGGCGATTATCTGGCCATCGTGACGCTGGCGTTCGGCGAGATCTTCTTCAGGGCGGCGCAGAACGACATCGGCGGCCTGACCGGCGGCGCCAACTCCATTCCCGGCATCCCGCCGATCGCCATGTTCGGCCAGGCCTTCGACCAGCCGGTCGGCTTCCTTCCCGCGGGTTCCCTCTACTACGCGCTCGCCGTGCTGATGGTGGCCGGAGCGATGCTGGCGCTGGCCAACGTGAAGCGCAGCCGCACCGGGCGGGCGTGGATGGCGATCAGCCAGGACGAGGACGTCGCCAGGGCCATGGGGGTGCGCACGGGCCGGGCCAAGATCCTGGCCTTCCTGGTGGGCGCCACGCTGGCCGGTCTGGCGGGCGCGGTCTTCGCGCACAAGCTGGGCACCGTCGGCTACGAGAGTTTCGACTTCAGCGAGTCCGTCACCCTGCTGGCCGCGGTGGTCCTCGGCGGAATGGGCACCGTTCCCGGCGCGATCGTGGGCGCCTCGCTGCTGTTCGTGCTGCCGGAGAAGCTGCGGGAGTTCAGCGACTACCGGTTGATGCTCTTCGGCCTCGCCCTCATCCTGATCATGCGTTTCCGGCCCAAAGGATTGGTCTCCTCATGA
- a CDS encoding ABC transporter ATP-binding protein, whose amino-acid sequence MTLTAKSVSMVFGGLVALDDVTLTVPADRIVGLIGPNGAGKTTLFNCLTGLYAPTAGRILVDGRPLVADPAQAARSGVARTFQNIRIFSGMSALDNVLVGRHTRIKQGLLNALLHGPGFRKSETEAVERARAELAFVGLDPDGGTLAGSLAYGDQRRLEIARALAGDPAVLMLDEPTAGMNGLETDGIRTLIGAIRDRGIAVVVIEHDTKFIFSLCDHVYVLVRGRMLVDGPPEAVRTDPRVIEAYLGTIECSK is encoded by the coding sequence ATGACCTTGACCGCAAAGAGCGTCTCCATGGTCTTCGGTGGGCTCGTCGCGCTGGATGACGTCACGCTCACCGTACCCGCCGATCGGATCGTCGGCCTGATCGGCCCCAACGGGGCCGGCAAGACCACCCTGTTCAACTGCCTGACCGGCCTGTACGCCCCGACGGCCGGCCGCATCCTGGTCGACGGACGTCCCCTCGTGGCCGATCCCGCACAGGCGGCCCGCAGCGGGGTGGCGCGGACCTTTCAGAACATCCGCATCTTCTCCGGCATGTCCGCCCTGGACAACGTCCTCGTCGGCCGGCACACCCGGATCAAGCAGGGCCTGCTGAACGCCCTCCTGCACGGCCCCGGCTTCCGTAAAAGCGAGACGGAGGCGGTCGAGCGGGCCCGCGCCGAGCTGGCCTTCGTGGGACTCGATCCCGACGGCGGCACTCTGGCGGGCAGCCTGGCCTACGGTGACCAGCGCCGTCTGGAGATCGCCAGAGCGCTGGCCGGCGACCCGGCGGTGCTCATGCTGGACGAGCCGACCGCAGGCATGAACGGTCTGGAGACGGACGGCATCCGCACGCTGATCGGCGCCATCCGGGACCGCGGGATAGCCGTGGTGGTGATCGAGCACGACACCAAGTTCATCTTCTCCCTCTGTGACCACGTCTACGTGCTGGTGCGTGGGCGGATGCTGGTCGATGGCCCACCAGAGGCCGTACGCACCGATCCCCGCGTCATCGAGGCCTATCTGGGAACGATCGAATGCTCGAAGTGA
- a CDS encoding ABC transporter ATP-binding protein — MLEVNGLSVAYGAIEAVKDVTFTVQEGQIVCLVGANGAGKSTTLRTVSGLLRPRRGEIRFRGEPIHRLPAHAVLAAGIAHCPEGRRLFAAMSVEENLLLGAYLRRDRDIAADAARVYELFPVLGQRRTQRAGLFSGGEQQMLAIGRAMMARPKLLMFDEPTMGLSPIMIQQILDTIAVLRDRGTTILMVEQNALAALTLADHGYVIDLGRTTLSGSGRDLLADHRVREAYLGQ, encoded by the coding sequence ATGCTCGAAGTGAACGGACTCTCTGTCGCGTACGGCGCCATCGAGGCGGTCAAGGACGTCACCTTCACCGTCCAGGAGGGGCAGATTGTCTGCCTGGTCGGCGCCAACGGCGCGGGCAAGAGCACCACGCTCAGGACGGTGTCCGGGCTGCTGCGTCCGCGCCGGGGCGAGATCCGCTTCCGGGGCGAGCCCATCCACCGCCTGCCCGCACACGCCGTGCTGGCCGCCGGCATCGCGCACTGCCCGGAGGGCCGCAGGCTGTTCGCCGCCATGAGCGTCGAGGAAAACCTGCTCCTTGGCGCCTACCTGCGGAGGGACCGCGACATCGCGGCCGATGCAGCCCGCGTCTACGAGCTCTTCCCCGTCCTGGGGCAGCGGCGCACCCAGCGGGCGGGACTGTTCTCCGGTGGCGAGCAGCAGATGCTGGCGATCGGCCGGGCCATGATGGCCAGGCCCAAACTGCTCATGTTCGACGAGCCCACCATGGGCCTGTCCCCGATCATGATCCAGCAGATCCTGGACACGATCGCCGTGCTCCGCGACCGAGGGACGACGATCCTCATGGTCGAGCAGAACGCTCTCGCGGCGCTCACCCTGGCCGACCACGGCTACGTGATCGACCTCGGCCGCACCACTCTCTCGGGCTCCGGCCGGGACCTGCTCGCCGACCACCGCGTGCGAGAGGCATATCTCGGCCAGTAG
- a CDS encoding ATP-binding protein, whose translation MIWRVEKLSEDRFRTSGNDKKKSGRLGWRLQAARELAFVGRDEELAVFSVALYGGSCSVLYVHGPGGIGKSALLRRFAQKAAAAGRSVARIDGRMLDPSPAAFEAEAELVLHDEHAVLLIDAFERIQVLGGWLRERFLPRVPVGALVVIAGRIPPDLQWRADPGWEGALEVMVLRDLVPGDANDLMDSCGVAAGLREPLLAFAGGHPLALLLGAAVGVKNGGAGRRWTPHQDVVATLLDQLVGEVPSAAHRQALEICAHAYMTTEDLLRAALPEDAGTLFRWLRRLPFVESNSLGLFPHEVVRQALEADLRWRDPQGYAAMHERIHAHLAETVRTAADTDVPAAVGALSYLHCDNGATTVGSPNRHKEGEIQEDGLRPEDVGTLLRVAAAAEGDASAAGAGFWAERQPEAFRIYRRTETGEPVALSAWLRLREPNEEEMAADPIVAGMWAHTRATAPLRAGEHVVVSRLWVLPAYRDRSPVMDLIQWRTIGNCLRARRMAWSYIAMRSPTPDQVEYLRRYDMYDIAERPQLADGAYSLFAHDWRAVPAQAWLERLNRLMTSGPAADVRATTAGLAVLSHEEFAEAVRKALRQLPRLDALATSPLTRCRLVVDQGGQDSAAALRDLLHQAINQMREDPRSVKFHRALSATFMRGVPTQELAAERLGLPFTTYRRHLVTGVERVSADLWRRELYGTSTAANRPT comes from the coding sequence ATGATTTGGCGGGTTGAGAAATTGTCTGAAGATAGATTCAGAACATCGGGGAATGACAAGAAGAAGTCCGGGCGGCTGGGCTGGCGCTTGCAGGCCGCACGTGAGCTGGCATTCGTCGGGCGGGACGAGGAGCTGGCGGTTTTCAGCGTGGCGTTGTACGGCGGCAGTTGCAGCGTTCTGTACGTGCATGGTCCCGGCGGCATCGGGAAGTCGGCGCTGTTGCGGCGGTTCGCGCAGAAGGCGGCGGCAGCGGGGAGGTCGGTCGCCAGGATTGACGGGCGGATGCTGGACCCTTCACCGGCGGCGTTCGAGGCGGAGGCCGAGCTGGTGCTGCACGATGAGCACGCGGTGCTGCTGATTGACGCCTTTGAGCGCATTCAGGTCTTGGGGGGATGGCTGCGGGAACGGTTCCTGCCGCGGGTGCCGGTGGGGGCGCTGGTGGTGATCGCGGGACGGATTCCGCCGGACCTGCAGTGGCGGGCCGATCCTGGATGGGAGGGAGCCCTGGAGGTGATGGTGCTGCGTGACCTGGTGCCCGGGGATGCGAACGATCTGATGGACTCCTGCGGCGTGGCGGCCGGACTGCGTGAGCCGTTGCTGGCCTTCGCCGGCGGGCATCCGCTGGCGTTGCTCCTGGGCGCGGCGGTGGGGGTGAAGAACGGCGGAGCCGGCAGGCGGTGGACGCCGCACCAGGATGTAGTGGCCACGCTGCTGGATCAGCTCGTGGGAGAGGTGCCCTCGGCGGCGCATCGGCAGGCTCTGGAGATCTGCGCGCACGCGTACATGACGACGGAGGATTTGCTGCGGGCGGCTTTGCCGGAGGATGCCGGGACGTTGTTCCGGTGGCTGCGGCGGTTGCCCTTCGTGGAATCGAACAGTCTCGGGCTGTTTCCGCACGAGGTGGTGCGGCAGGCGCTTGAGGCTGATCTACGGTGGCGGGATCCGCAGGGATACGCGGCGATGCACGAACGCATTCACGCCCATCTGGCGGAGACGGTGCGTACGGCAGCCGATACCGACGTGCCGGCTGCTGTGGGGGCATTGTCCTATCTGCATTGCGACAACGGAGCGACGACGGTCGGCTCCCCCAACCGGCACAAGGAGGGGGAGATTCAGGAGGACGGCTTGCGGCCCGAGGACGTCGGCACGTTGCTCCGGGTGGCGGCGGCAGCGGAGGGGGATGCGTCGGCGGCGGGCGCCGGTTTCTGGGCGGAGCGTCAACCGGAGGCGTTCCGGATATATCGGCGGACCGAGACTGGTGAGCCGGTGGCTCTCTCCGCGTGGCTGCGTCTGAGGGAGCCCAATGAGGAAGAAATGGCGGCCGACCCGATTGTTGCCGGGATGTGGGCGCACACGCGCGCTACCGCGCCGTTGCGCGCCGGAGAGCATGTGGTCGTCAGCCGGTTATGGGTGTTGCCGGCTTATCGCGACAGATCGCCGGTGATGGATCTGATCCAGTGGCGCACCATCGGAAATTGTTTGCGGGCCAGGCGGATGGCTTGGTCGTATATCGCGATGCGGAGCCCGACTCCGGACCAGGTGGAATATCTGCGGCGTTATGACATGTACGACATCGCTGAGAGGCCGCAGCTGGCGGATGGCGCCTACAGCCTGTTCGCTCATGACTGGCGGGCGGTGCCGGCGCAGGCGTGGCTGGAGCGCTTGAATCGACTGATGACGTCGGGCCCCGCCGCGGATGTGAGGGCCACGACGGCGGGGCTGGCCGTGTTGTCGCATGAGGAGTTCGCCGAGGCGGTTCGTAAGGCGTTGCGTCAGCTTCCGCGGCTGGACGCGCTGGCGACTTCCCCGCTGACGCGCTGCAGGCTGGTCGTGGATCAGGGCGGGCAGGATTCGGCAGCGGCCTTGCGCGATCTGCTGCACCAGGCGATCAACCAAATGCGTGAGGATCCGCGCTCGGTCAAGTTCCACCGGGCCCTGTCCGCCACGTTCATGCGTGGCGTGCCAACCCAAGAACTGGCCGCCGAACGACTCGGCCTACCCTTCACCACCTACCGCCGCCACCTGGTCACGGGTGTCGAACGCGTCTCCGCGGATCTGTGGCGCCGCGAACTGTACGGCACGAGCACGGCGGCGAACCGGCCCACCTGA
- a CDS encoding NAD(P)/FAD-dependent oxidoreductase, whose product MSEIVVVGAGPAGLVAALLLGADGHQVTVLERDQARSGGLHRAWELWQRPGVSQFRMPHLLEPAGWRILRTHLPDVVTQLRHAGAAAVNRSGGTWRVPSDTGRWPDGDFDTVAVRRPVLEAALAAVAQETPGVSLRQGAGVAGLVADRTTEGRALRIRGVVTPQGDSVHADLVIDATGRHGQVSRMLREHGVTIAEERASAGFAFHARHFAGPMPGQSAWEVRHHDSLSTMVLPGDVGTWSVVLAAPDHDHQLRGLRHNDVWQGAAALFPHVAAWAEGIPISDVLTMKADRSSRRSLMADGRPVATGLLAIGDAWASTNPLFVRGLSMAFEHAVVLRNTVRAAAVDDAEQVALRFHEAVQITLAPVYERLTGWDRHRLALLDGMRQGRPRDGSPNGAGVGASARYVTPDADTAGLVAPGPSRAELLAAMA is encoded by the coding sequence ATGTCCGAGATCGTGGTGGTGGGGGCCGGGCCCGCCGGACTGGTGGCGGCGCTCCTGCTGGGGGCCGATGGGCACCAAGTGACCGTGCTGGAGCGCGACCAGGCTCGCTCAGGCGGCCTTCACCGCGCCTGGGAGCTGTGGCAACGTCCGGGAGTGAGCCAGTTCCGCATGCCGCACCTGCTGGAGCCGGCGGGATGGCGGATTCTGCGCACGCACCTGCCTGATGTGGTCACCCAGTTGCGCCACGCGGGAGCCGCGGCTGTCAACCGGTCGGGCGGCACGTGGCGGGTTCCCTCGGACACCGGCCGATGGCCGGACGGCGACTTCGACACGGTAGCCGTCCGGCGGCCCGTCCTGGAAGCCGCGCTGGCCGCCGTCGCCCAGGAGACTCCCGGTGTCTCGCTCCGCCAAGGCGCCGGCGTCGCCGGGCTCGTCGCCGACCGCACCACGGAAGGACGGGCCCTCCGCATCCGCGGCGTGGTCACTCCTCAGGGCGACAGCGTCCATGCCGACCTCGTGATCGACGCCACCGGGCGCCACGGGCAGGTCAGCAGGATGTTGCGCGAGCACGGCGTCACCATCGCCGAAGAGCGAGCGAGCGCCGGTTTCGCCTTCCACGCCCGGCACTTCGCCGGGCCTATGCCCGGGCAGAGCGCCTGGGAGGTGCGGCATCACGACTCGCTGTCCACCATGGTGCTCCCTGGAGACGTCGGCACCTGGTCCGTCGTCCTCGCCGCACCGGATCATGACCACCAGCTGCGCGGGCTGCGCCACAACGACGTCTGGCAAGGCGCCGCGGCGCTGTTCCCGCACGTCGCAGCCTGGGCTGAGGGCATTCCCATCAGCGATGTCCTGACGATGAAGGCCGACCGTAGCAGCCGCCGCAGCCTCATGGCTGACGGACGTCCGGTCGCGACCGGGCTGCTCGCGATCGGCGACGCCTGGGCGAGCACCAATCCTCTGTTCGTGCGTGGCCTGTCCATGGCGTTCGAGCATGCCGTCGTGCTGCGCAACACGGTGCGTGCGGCGGCCGTGGACGACGCCGAGCAGGTGGCGCTGCGCTTCCACGAGGCTGTCCAGATCACGCTCGCGCCCGTGTACGAACGGCTCACCGGCTGGGACCGGCACCGCCTCGCCCTGCTGGACGGTATGCGGCAGGGCCGGCCTCGCGACGGCAGCCCCAATGGAGCCGGCGTCGGTGCATCGGCGCGGTACGTCACGCCGGATGCCGACACCGCGGGCCTCGTGGCCCCCGGTCCTTCACGCGCGGAGCTCCTGGCGGCCATGGCCTGA